In Promicromonospora sp. Populi, one genomic interval encodes:
- the argH gene encoding argininosuccinate lyase — MTEHDGAGNDVEQAGSGTLGARTGEKVALWGGRFAGGPAPELAALSQSTHFDWRLAPYDIAGSKAHARVLAGASLLTEPELARMIDALDMLEQDVASGAFLPVLDDEDVHTALERGLLERAGEELGGKLRAGRSRNDQIATLVRLYLRDQARTIAAQLLDLVDELITQAVAAGDAPMPGRTHLQHAQPVLLAHHLLAHAWPMLRDVDRFLDWDVRASKSPYGSGALAGSSLGLDPAAVAADLGLEGGPVENSIDGTASRDVAAEFAFVAAMIAVDLSRIAEEVILWNTKEFGFVRLDDAYSTGSSIMPQKKNPDIAELARGKAGRVIGDLTGLLTTLKGLPLAYNRDLQEDKEPVFDQVATLTTVLPAFSGMVRTMVFDTARMAELAPQGFSLATDIAEWLVKQGVPFRVAHEVAGSCVQECEARGIELWDLSDEDLAKISEHLTPEVRGVLSVEGSLASRDAVGGTAPARVREQIELAKERSTEYRFWAQP, encoded by the coding sequence GTGACGGAACACGACGGCGCGGGCAACGACGTCGAGCAGGCCGGGTCCGGCACGCTCGGGGCTCGCACCGGCGAAAAGGTCGCTCTCTGGGGCGGTCGCTTCGCCGGTGGCCCCGCGCCGGAGCTCGCCGCGCTCTCGCAGTCGACGCACTTCGACTGGCGGCTGGCGCCCTACGACATCGCCGGCTCGAAGGCGCACGCCCGCGTCCTGGCGGGCGCGAGCCTGCTCACCGAGCCGGAGCTCGCCCGGATGATCGACGCGCTGGACATGCTGGAGCAGGACGTCGCCTCCGGCGCCTTCCTCCCGGTGCTCGACGACGAGGACGTGCACACCGCCCTCGAACGCGGCCTGCTGGAGCGTGCCGGGGAGGAGCTGGGCGGCAAGCTCCGCGCCGGCCGGTCCCGCAACGACCAGATCGCCACGCTGGTGCGGCTCTACCTGCGCGACCAGGCCCGCACCATCGCCGCGCAGCTCCTGGACCTCGTGGACGAGCTGATCACCCAGGCGGTCGCGGCGGGCGACGCCCCCATGCCTGGGCGCACGCACCTGCAGCACGCCCAGCCGGTGCTGCTGGCGCACCACCTGCTGGCGCACGCCTGGCCGATGCTGCGCGACGTCGACCGATTCCTCGACTGGGACGTGCGCGCCTCGAAGTCGCCCTACGGCTCCGGCGCGCTCGCGGGCTCGTCCCTCGGCCTGGACCCGGCGGCCGTGGCCGCGGACCTGGGCCTGGAGGGCGGCCCGGTCGAGAACTCGATCGACGGCACGGCGTCGCGTGACGTGGCGGCGGAGTTCGCGTTCGTCGCGGCGATGATCGCGGTGGACCTGTCGCGGATCGCGGAGGAGGTCATCCTCTGGAACACCAAGGAGTTCGGGTTCGTCCGGCTGGACGACGCGTACTCCACGGGCTCCTCGATCATGCCGCAGAAGAAGAACCCGGACATCGCCGAGCTTGCCCGCGGCAAGGCCGGCCGCGTGATCGGCGACCTCACCGGCCTGCTCACCACGCTCAAGGGCCTGCCGCTCGCGTACAACCGCGACCTGCAGGAGGACAAGGAGCCGGTGTTCGACCAGGTGGCGACGCTCACGACGGTGCTGCCCGCGTTCTCGGGCATGGTGCGCACCATGGTCTTCGACACCGCCCGGATGGCCGAGCTCGCCCCGCAGGGCTTCTCGCTGGCCACCGACATCGCCGAATGGCTCGTGAAGCAGGGTGTCCCGTTCCGGGTGGCGCACGAGGTAGCGGGCTCCTGCGTGCAGGAGTGCGAGGCGCGCGGCATCGAGCTCTGGGACCTGTCCGACGAGGACCTTGCCAAGATCTCGGAGCACCTCACACCCGAGGTGCGCGGCGTGCTGTCGGTTGAGGGCTCCCTGGCCTCGCGCGACGCCGTGGGCGGCACCGCCCCGGCCCGCGTCCGGGAGCAGATCGAGCTGGCAAAGGAACGCTCGACGGAATACCGGTTCTGGGCCCAGCCGTAG
- a CDS encoding acetylornithine transaminase gives MSTVIPAEDTSALAASGSVAAWTQRYTGAVMDTFGPPQRVLVRGEGAYVWDADGKRYLDLLGGIAVNSLGHAHPTLTAAISAQLGTLGHVSNFFGTPAQIALAETLLRAAEAPAGSRVFLTNSGTEAVEAAFKMTRRVSSSSGVGTRTRVLALEGGFHGRSMGALALTAKAAYREPFEPLPGGVEHLPFGDLAALEAAFTPQSVAEHGEVAALVVEPVQGEGGVRPLPPGYLAAARRITKAHGALLVLDEVQTGMGRCGTWFAYQQPEIGGGIVPDVVLVAKGLGGGFPVGGVIAYGEAAHLLGRGQHGSTFGGNPVAAAAALATIGVIERDGLLANVREVGALLRQEIEMSGSPLVKEVRGRGLLLAVVLNEPVAPQVATVALEAGLIVNAVAPDAIRLAPPLILTPEQAKDAARFFASLSLRDGAVETKEDHA, from the coding sequence ATGAGCACGGTGATCCCGGCCGAGGACACTTCGGCCCTGGCCGCCAGCGGGTCCGTCGCCGCGTGGACGCAGCGGTACACGGGCGCCGTGATGGACACGTTCGGCCCGCCGCAGCGCGTGCTGGTGCGCGGCGAGGGCGCTTACGTGTGGGATGCCGACGGCAAGCGTTACCTCGACCTGCTCGGCGGCATCGCCGTGAACTCGCTGGGCCACGCCCACCCGACGCTCACGGCGGCGATCAGCGCCCAGCTCGGCACGCTCGGGCACGTCTCGAACTTCTTCGGCACACCCGCCCAGATCGCCCTGGCCGAGACGCTGCTGCGCGCGGCGGAGGCCCCGGCCGGCTCGCGCGTGTTCCTGACCAACTCGGGCACGGAGGCGGTCGAGGCGGCGTTCAAGATGACGCGCCGGGTGTCGTCGTCGTCCGGGGTGGGCACCCGCACCCGGGTGCTTGCCCTCGAAGGAGGGTTCCACGGGCGGTCGATGGGCGCCCTCGCGCTGACCGCGAAGGCCGCCTACCGCGAGCCGTTCGAGCCGCTCCCGGGCGGTGTCGAGCACCTGCCCTTCGGCGACCTCGCGGCCCTGGAGGCCGCGTTCACCCCCCAGTCCGTCGCCGAGCACGGCGAGGTCGCAGCCCTGGTGGTCGAGCCCGTGCAGGGCGAGGGCGGCGTGCGGCCCCTGCCGCCGGGCTACCTCGCAGCCGCCCGCCGCATCACCAAGGCGCACGGCGCCCTGCTCGTCCTGGACGAGGTCCAGACCGGCATGGGTCGGTGCGGCACCTGGTTCGCCTACCAGCAGCCGGAGATCGGCGGCGGCATAGTGCCCGACGTCGTCCTGGTCGCCAAGGGCCTCGGCGGCGGCTTCCCCGTGGGCGGCGTGATCGCCTACGGCGAGGCGGCGCACCTGCTGGGCCGCGGGCAGCACGGCAGCACGTTCGGCGGCAACCCCGTCGCGGCCGCGGCGGCGCTCGCGACGATCGGCGTGATCGAGCGCGACGGCCTGCTGGCGAACGTCCGCGAGGTCGGGGCGCTGCTGCGCCAGGAGATCGAGATGAGCGGCAGCCCGCTCGTCAAGGAGGTCCGCGGGCGGGGGCTGCTGCTCGCCGTCGTGCTGAACGAGCCGGTGGCGCCGCAGGTGGCCACCGTCGCTCTGGAGGCGGGACTCATCGTGAACGCCGTGGCGCCCGACGCGATCCGGCTCGCCCCGCCCCTGATCCTGACCCCGGAGCAGGCGAAGGACGCGGCCCGCTTCTTCGCGTCCCTCTCGCTGCGCGACGGCGCCGTCGAGACGAAGGAGGACCACGCATGA
- a CDS encoding PadR family transcriptional regulator, which yields MHIDKDLVAASATPLVLGILADGESYGYAILKRVNELSGGRMQWTDGMLYPLLHRLERLGYVRATWGTSDVGRRRKHYAITADGREALAERRQQWVVVSEALKQVWEDVRPGPAVIEGWA from the coding sequence GTGCACATCGACAAGGATCTGGTCGCGGCGTCGGCCACACCGCTCGTCCTCGGCATCCTGGCCGACGGCGAGTCGTACGGGTACGCGATCCTCAAACGCGTCAACGAGCTTTCCGGCGGGCGCATGCAGTGGACCGATGGAATGCTCTACCCCTTGCTCCACCGGCTCGAACGGCTCGGATACGTCCGTGCGACGTGGGGCACGTCCGACGTCGGACGGCGCCGCAAGCACTATGCGATCACCGCCGACGGCCGGGAGGCGCTCGCCGAGCGGCGACAGCAGTGGGTTGTTGTGTCGGAGGCGCTCAAGCAGGTGTGGGAGGACGTCCGGCCTGGTCCGGCTGTTATCGAGGGGTGGGCGTGA
- the argB gene encoding acetylglutamate kinase, producing the protein MSSDIVNGLRPDQKAEVLIEALPWLQEFSGALVVIKYGGNAMIDAGLKAAFAQDMVFLRQVGLRPVVVHGGGPQINTMLDRLGIATEFKGGLRVTTPEAMEVVRMVLTGQVSRELVGLINAHGPVAVGLSGEDGGLLGAERRHAIVQGEPVDVGLVGDVVQVDPRAVEDLLQAGRIPVVSTIAPDKDDPTQVLNVNADTAASALAVALGAKKLIVLTDVEGLYTRWPDRDSLVQRITAPELAELLPSLESGMVPKMEACLRAVEGGVPAATVIDGRQPHSALLEVFTTQGNGTMVVPAPVTTTQATTKEGVTA; encoded by the coding sequence ATGAGCAGCGACATCGTCAACGGGCTGCGCCCCGACCAGAAGGCCGAGGTCCTCATCGAGGCCCTGCCCTGGCTGCAGGAGTTCTCCGGCGCGCTCGTCGTGATCAAGTACGGCGGCAACGCCATGATCGACGCCGGGCTCAAGGCCGCGTTCGCGCAGGACATGGTGTTCCTGCGGCAGGTCGGGCTGCGCCCCGTCGTCGTGCACGGCGGCGGACCGCAGATCAACACCATGCTGGACCGCCTCGGCATCGCCACGGAGTTCAAGGGCGGCCTGCGCGTCACCACACCGGAGGCGATGGAGGTGGTGCGCATGGTCCTGACCGGGCAGGTCAGCCGGGAGCTGGTCGGCCTGATCAACGCGCACGGCCCGGTCGCCGTCGGCCTCTCGGGGGAGGACGGCGGCCTGCTGGGCGCCGAACGCCGCCACGCCATCGTGCAGGGCGAGCCCGTCGACGTCGGCCTCGTGGGCGACGTCGTCCAGGTGGACCCGAGGGCCGTGGAGGACCTGCTGCAGGCCGGCCGCATCCCCGTGGTGTCCACGATCGCGCCCGACAAGGACGACCCGACCCAGGTGCTGAACGTCAACGCGGACACTGCCGCCTCGGCGCTCGCGGTGGCGCTGGGCGCCAAGAAGCTCATCGTCCTGACCGACGTCGAGGGGTTGTACACCCGCTGGCCCGACCGGGACTCGCTGGTGCAGCGGATCACGGCGCCGGAGCTGGCCGAGCTCCTGCCGAGCCTGGAGTCCGGGATGGTGCCGAAGATGGAGGCGTGCCTGCGCGCGGTCGAGGGCGGCGTGCCTGCCGCGACGGTCATCGACGGTCGGCAGCCGCACAGCGCGCTGCTGGAGGTCTTCACCACGCAGGGCAACGGGACGATGGTCGTCCCGGCGCCGGTCACGACGACGCAGGCGACGACAAAGGAAGGTGTGACCGCATGA
- a CDS encoding uridine kinase has product MTVAPGVLGGLLDRIRSADARLVCVDGPAGSGKTTLAAQLGDALEAPVVHMDDLYEGWIAGPDGGAANLRRWVLDPLAAGEQVRYRRYDWVDGAWAEWHDVPPSAHLVVEGCGAAARQVDAFGAFRIWVEADDAERLRRGLARDGADAREHWQRWMADEAQHFAREQTRERADVRLDGLGNVIE; this is encoded by the coding sequence ATGACCGTCGCGCCCGGAGTTCTTGGTGGCCTGCTGGACCGGATCCGGTCCGCCGACGCGCGCCTAGTCTGCGTCGACGGACCTGCCGGTTCCGGCAAGACGACGCTCGCCGCCCAGCTCGGCGACGCCCTGGAGGCCCCGGTGGTCCACATGGACGACCTCTACGAGGGCTGGATCGCCGGTCCCGACGGCGGTGCCGCGAACCTGCGCCGCTGGGTCCTGGACCCGCTGGCCGCGGGGGAGCAGGTCCGGTACCGCCGGTACGACTGGGTCGACGGGGCGTGGGCGGAGTGGCATGACGTCCCGCCGTCGGCCCACCTCGTGGTGGAGGGCTGCGGCGCGGCCGCACGCCAGGTGGACGCTTTTGGCGCGTTCCGCATCTGGGTCGAGGCGGACGACGCCGAGCGGCTGCGCCGCGGCCTGGCGCGCGACGGTGCGGACGCGCGCGAGCACTGGCAACGCTGGATGGCGGACGAGGCGCAGCACTTCGCCAGGGAGCAGACCCGGGAGCGCGCCGACGTGCGGCTGGACGGCCTGGGTAACGTCATCGAGTGA
- a CDS encoding permease prefix domain 1-containing protein, translating to MSEQTAAGGTGRAAEHTALEEQFDQWRGYVQRRRAISAADVDEMEDHLRGQVNDLTASGLDDDEAFLVAVKRMGNLDEVSREFAREHSERLWKQLVLVPEEPGEGGRWRELGVVLALAITAGIWVKILLDTAGDNELVLVRNGVFAVLPFLAGYFVWKRRVPWRIAATLLAITAALALVVNLYPFESGPFDEPGMTMFLAISHTPVVLWLLLGVVYSGGAWRSSARRMDFVRFTGELLIYLVLIMLGGGLLIGLTFGSLDLVGVDFEPFLGDWLLPFAIPGALLVGAWLVEAKKNVVENIAPVLTRVFTPLTIVMLLAIFVALVVNGPLTSVDRDLLILMDAILVLVLFLLLYSISARDPLAPPGVFDWMQLVLLGAALAVDAVALVAMLTRIAEFGFTANKVAALGLNLVLLVHLVWAAWLATGFVRGQRSFGAIERWQTQYLPVYAAWAAIVVVAFGPIFGFV from the coding sequence ATGAGCGAGCAGACAGCCGCAGGCGGGACCGGCCGCGCGGCCGAGCACACCGCGCTGGAGGAGCAGTTCGACCAGTGGCGGGGCTACGTCCAGCGACGGCGCGCGATCTCGGCGGCCGACGTCGACGAGATGGAGGACCACCTCCGCGGCCAGGTCAACGACCTGACCGCGAGCGGGCTCGACGACGACGAGGCGTTCCTCGTCGCGGTCAAGCGCATGGGCAACCTCGACGAGGTGTCGCGTGAGTTCGCCCGCGAGCACTCCGAACGGCTCTGGAAGCAGCTCGTGCTGGTCCCGGAGGAGCCCGGCGAGGGCGGACGCTGGCGTGAGCTAGGCGTCGTCCTGGCCCTCGCGATCACCGCCGGCATCTGGGTCAAGATCCTGCTCGACACCGCGGGGGACAACGAGCTGGTGCTCGTGCGCAACGGGGTCTTCGCCGTCCTGCCGTTCCTCGCGGGCTACTTCGTGTGGAAGCGCCGCGTCCCGTGGCGGATCGCGGCGACCCTGCTGGCCATCACCGCGGCGCTCGCGCTGGTGGTGAACCTCTACCCGTTCGAGTCGGGGCCCTTCGACGAACCCGGCATGACCATGTTCCTCGCCATCAGCCACACCCCGGTGGTGCTCTGGCTGCTCCTGGGGGTCGTGTACTCGGGCGGCGCATGGCGGTCGAGCGCACGGCGGATGGACTTCGTCCGGTTCACCGGCGAGCTACTGATCTACCTTGTGCTGATCATGCTCGGCGGCGGCCTGCTCATCGGCCTCACGTTCGGCTCGCTCGACCTGGTCGGCGTGGACTTCGAACCGTTCCTGGGCGACTGGCTCCTGCCGTTCGCGATACCGGGCGCGCTGCTGGTCGGTGCCTGGCTCGTCGAGGCCAAGAAGAACGTCGTCGAGAACATCGCGCCGGTGCTCACCCGCGTGTTCACGCCCTTGACGATCGTGATGCTGCTGGCCATCTTCGTCGCGCTGGTTGTCAACGGCCCGCTCACCTCGGTGGACCGGGACCTGCTGATCCTGATGGACGCGATCCTGGTGCTCGTCCTGTTCCTGCTCCTGTACTCCATCTCGGCCCGCGACCCGCTGGCCCCACCCGGAGTCTTCGACTGGATGCAGCTCGTGCTGCTCGGCGCGGCGCTAGCGGTCGACGCCGTGGCGTTGGTCGCGATGCTCACTCGCATCGCCGAGTTCGGGTTCACCGCGAACAAGGTCGCCGCGCTCGGCCTCAACCTTGTGCTTCTTGTGCACCTGGTCTGGGCTGCCTGGCTCGCCACCGGCTTTGTGCGCGGCCAGCGCTCGTTCGGCGCGATCGAGCGCTGGCAGACCCAGTACCTGCCGGTCTACGCCGCGTGGGCGGCGATAGTCGTGGTCGCGTTCGGCCCGATCTTCGGCTTCGTGTAG
- a CDS encoding arginine repressor yields MVTKQSATTATTKAARHARITQIVSRNAIHSQAELADALAADGVSVTQGTLSRDLIELQAEKVRGSDGTLVYAVPGEGGDRTAQSDAGEEYLAARLTRLAKELLVSAESSGNLVVLRTPPGAANLLASAIDHSVFPGMLGTIAGDDTILVIARDADGAGLAARFLALSA; encoded by the coding sequence ATGGTCACCAAGCAGAGCGCGACGACCGCGACGACGAAGGCCGCGCGGCACGCGCGGATCACGCAGATCGTGAGCCGGAACGCCATCCACTCGCAGGCGGAGCTCGCCGACGCCCTGGCGGCCGACGGCGTGAGCGTCACGCAGGGCACGCTCTCGCGGGACCTGATCGAGCTGCAGGCCGAGAAGGTGCGCGGTTCGGACGGCACGCTCGTCTACGCCGTGCCGGGCGAGGGCGGCGACCGCACCGCCCAGTCCGACGCCGGCGAGGAGTACCTGGCCGCACGGCTGACCCGGCTCGCCAAGGAGCTGCTGGTATCGGCCGAGTCGTCGGGCAACCTCGTGGTGCTCCGCACCCCGCCCGGCGCGGCGAACCTGCTGGCCTCGGCGATCGACCACTCGGTATTTCCCGGGATGCTCGGCACCATCGCGGGGGACGACACGATCCTCGTCATCGCCCGGGACGCCGACGGCGCCGGGCTGGCCGCACGCTTCCTCGCGCTCAGCGCCTGA
- the argJ gene encoding bifunctional glutamate N-acetyltransferase/amino-acid acetyltransferase ArgJ, whose translation MTDAAAGVTAAQGFRAAGVTAGLKASGTPDLALVVNDGPEHTAAAVFTSNRVVGAPVMWSRQAVKDGVARAVVLNSGGANVCTGPGGFQDAHSTAEKVADELGIGAIDVLVASTGLIGVRLAADKLLAGIPVAVGTLAADAAAGQAAAAAIMTTDTVSKTAVRTVETPSGSFTIGGMAKGAGMLAPALATMLCVVTTDAVVPADDADAALRAATRVTFDRVDSDGAMSTSDTVVLMASGASCVTPDLKTLTEAVTAICADLARQLVADAEGASHDIAITVTNATTEDAALAVARAVSRSNLVKSAVFGNDPNWGRILSQVGTVPEDVAPFDPAELDVSVNGVMVCKAGGAHEPPEKVDMAAARDVTFTIDLHAGDAEITLWTNDLTHDYVHENSAYSS comes from the coding sequence ATGACCGACGCCGCAGCGGGGGTCACCGCCGCTCAGGGGTTCCGCGCCGCAGGCGTCACGGCCGGCCTCAAGGCGTCCGGCACGCCGGACCTGGCCCTCGTCGTCAACGACGGCCCCGAGCACACGGCCGCCGCGGTGTTCACGAGCAACCGCGTGGTCGGTGCGCCGGTCATGTGGTCGCGGCAGGCGGTCAAGGACGGCGTGGCGCGCGCGGTGGTGCTCAACTCCGGGGGCGCCAACGTGTGCACCGGCCCGGGCGGGTTCCAGGACGCGCACTCCACCGCCGAGAAGGTCGCCGACGAGCTCGGGATCGGCGCCATCGACGTGCTCGTGGCGTCCACCGGCCTGATCGGCGTCCGCCTGGCCGCGGACAAGCTGCTGGCCGGTATCCCCGTCGCGGTCGGCACGCTCGCGGCCGACGCCGCGGCCGGCCAGGCCGCGGCCGCCGCGATCATGACCACCGACACCGTCTCCAAGACAGCGGTGCGCACCGTCGAGACGCCGTCGGGCAGCTTCACGATCGGCGGTATGGCCAAGGGCGCGGGCATGCTCGCCCCCGCCCTGGCGACGATGCTGTGCGTGGTGACCACCGACGCCGTCGTCCCCGCCGACGACGCGGACGCTGCCCTGCGCGCCGCCACGCGGGTCACGTTCGACCGCGTCGACTCCGACGGCGCCATGTCCACCTCGGACACCGTGGTGCTGATGGCCTCGGGCGCCTCCTGCGTCACGCCCGACCTGAAGACGCTCACCGAGGCGGTCACGGCGATCTGCGCGGACCTGGCCCGGCAGCTCGTCGCCGACGCCGAGGGCGCGTCCCACGACATCGCGATCACCGTCACGAACGCCACCACCGAGGACGCGGCGCTCGCCGTCGCGCGCGCCGTGAGCCGGTCCAACCTGGTCAAGTCCGCGGTGTTCGGCAACGACCCCAACTGGGGCCGCATCCTCTCCCAGGTCGGCACGGTGCCCGAGGACGTCGCGCCGTTCGACCCCGCCGAGCTCGACGTGAGCGTCAACGGGGTCATGGTCTGCAAGGCGGGCGGCGCCCACGAGCCGCCCGAGAAGGTGGACATGGCCGCCGCGCGCGACGTCACGTTCACCATCGACCTGCACGCGGGGGACGCCGAGATCACGCTCTGGACCAACGACCTGACGCACGACTACGTCCACGAGAACAGCGCGTACAGCTCATGA
- the argF gene encoding ornithine carbamoyltransferase, whose product MTRHFLRDDDLTPAEQKAVLELGLALRADRFARRPLDGPRAVAFITDKPTLRTQVSFATGIAELGGFPLLVDGNLAGIGVRESIADTTRVLDRQVSAIVWRTFGQERINEMAAVSRVPVINALTDQFHPCQILADLLTIAQHRGLDSLPGTTFAYVGDAANNMASSYLLGGATAGLHVRVAGPEGFLPDDAVVARARDIAATTGGSVTVTTSAEDAVAGADVVATDTWVSMGDEAQADERAKPFWDYQLNTELLAGAAPDVLVLHCLPAYRGKEITAEVIDGPRSVVWDEAENRLHAQKALLAWLLEQS is encoded by the coding sequence ATGACCCGCCACTTCCTGCGCGACGACGACCTGACGCCGGCCGAGCAGAAGGCCGTCCTGGAGCTCGGCCTCGCCCTGCGGGCCGACCGGTTCGCCAGGCGCCCGCTGGATGGCCCGCGCGCGGTCGCATTCATCACGGACAAGCCGACGCTGCGCACCCAGGTGTCGTTCGCGACCGGCATCGCGGAGCTCGGCGGGTTCCCGCTGCTGGTGGACGGCAACCTCGCCGGGATCGGCGTGCGCGAGTCCATCGCGGACACCACACGCGTGCTCGACCGGCAGGTCAGCGCCATCGTGTGGCGCACGTTCGGGCAGGAGCGCATCAACGAGATGGCGGCCGTCTCGCGGGTGCCGGTGATCAACGCGCTGACCGATCAGTTCCACCCGTGCCAGATCCTCGCGGACCTGCTCACTATTGCGCAGCACCGCGGGCTCGACTCCCTGCCGGGCACCACGTTCGCCTACGTGGGTGACGCCGCGAACAACATGGCCAGCTCGTACCTGCTGGGCGGCGCCACGGCGGGTCTGCACGTGCGGGTAGCGGGTCCCGAGGGATTCCTGCCCGACGACGCCGTGGTCGCCCGGGCGCGCGACATCGCCGCGACCACCGGCGGCTCGGTGACCGTGACGACGTCGGCCGAGGACGCCGTCGCCGGGGCCGACGTCGTGGCCACCGACACCTGGGTGTCGATGGGCGACGAGGCGCAGGCCGATGAGCGGGCCAAGCCGTTCTGGGACTACCAGCTGAACACGGAGCTGCTCGCGGGCGCCGCCCCGGACGTCCTGGTGCTGCACTGCCTGCCGGCCTACCGCGGCAAGGAGATCACCGCTGAGGTCATCGACGGCCCGCGGTCCGTGGTCTGGGACGAGGCCGAGAACCGCCTGCACGCGCAGAAGGCGCTGCTGGCCTGGCTGCTGGAGCAGAGCTGA
- a CDS encoding DNA-3-methyladenine glycosylase translates to MIPTRDWFLRPVVDVARDLLGATLTRRTPDGPVALRLTEVEAYDGSNDPGSHAFRGPNRRNATMFGEPGHLYVYRHLGLHHCANVVCGPEGTATGILLRAGEITGPGPDGVNLARSRRLASGVARTDRDLARGPARLTVALGLDLSDDGADVTDPEGAVSLEVRTTPSGTVLTGPRVGVSGDGGRADLYPWRFWLADEPTVSPYRAAPPRR, encoded by the coding sequence GTGATCCCGACGCGTGACTGGTTCCTGCGCCCGGTCGTCGACGTCGCTCGCGACCTGCTCGGCGCCACCCTGACCCGGCGCACACCCGACGGTCCGGTGGCGCTGCGCCTCACCGAGGTAGAGGCGTACGACGGCTCGAACGACCCCGGCTCCCACGCCTTCCGCGGCCCGAACCGCCGGAACGCCACGATGTTCGGCGAGCCGGGGCACCTGTACGTTTACCGGCACCTTGGGCTGCACCACTGCGCCAACGTGGTCTGCGGGCCGGAGGGAACGGCGACGGGGATCCTGCTGCGGGCCGGTGAGATAACGGGTCCCGGGCCCGACGGCGTCAACCTCGCCCGGAGCCGACGCCTCGCCTCCGGCGTGGCGCGCACGGACCGGGACCTGGCCCGCGGCCCGGCCCGCCTCACGGTGGCACTCGGCCTGGACCTGTCCGACGACGGCGCCGACGTCACCGACCCCGAGGGCGCGGTGTCCCTGGAGGTGCGCACAACGCCGTCGGGCACGGTGCTGACCGGACCCCGCGTAGGCGTGAGCGGCGACGGCGGCCGCGCCGACCTGTATCCCTGGCGCTTCTGGCTCGCCGACGAGCCGACGGTCTCGCCCTACCGCGCGGCCCCGCCCCGCCGGTGA
- a CDS encoding argininosuccinate synthase, whose product MTERVVLAYSGGLDTSVAIGWIAEATGAEVVAVAVDVGQGGEDMNVIRQRALDCGAVEAYIADARDEFAGEYCMPALRANGMYLDRYPLVSAISRPVIVKHLVRAARQFGASTVAHGCTGKGNDQVRFEVATTSLAPDLKSIAPVRDLALTREKAIDYAERNKLPIATTKNNPFSIDQNVWGRAVETGFLEDIWNEPTKDVYSYTDDPTFPPVADEVIITFEQGVPVAIDGTAVTPLQAIQEMNRRAGAQGIGRIDIVEDRLVGIKSREIYEAPGAIALITAHQELENVTLEREQARFKRQVEQRWSELVYDGMWFSPLKKSLDVFIDDTQKYVSGEIRMVMHGGRATVTGRRSEQSLYDFNLATYDEGDAFDQSMARGFIEIYGLTAKLAAARDEKFGNGVDLGVGAL is encoded by the coding sequence ATGACTGAACGCGTCGTGCTCGCCTACTCGGGCGGCCTGGACACCTCCGTCGCCATCGGCTGGATCGCCGAGGCCACCGGGGCCGAGGTGGTCGCCGTGGCCGTCGACGTCGGCCAGGGTGGCGAGGACATGAACGTCATCCGCCAGCGCGCGCTCGACTGCGGCGCCGTCGAGGCATACATCGCCGACGCGCGCGACGAGTTCGCGGGCGAGTACTGCATGCCTGCGCTCCGGGCCAACGGCATGTACCTCGACCGCTACCCGCTGGTCTCCGCCATCTCGCGCCCCGTCATCGTCAAGCACCTGGTGCGCGCGGCCCGCCAGTTCGGCGCCTCCACCGTGGCGCACGGCTGCACCGGCAAGGGCAACGACCAGGTCCGGTTCGAGGTGGCCACCACCTCGCTCGCCCCCGACCTGAAGTCGATAGCGCCCGTGCGTGACCTCGCCCTGACCCGCGAGAAGGCCATCGACTACGCGGAGCGCAACAAGCTCCCGATCGCGACCACGAAGAACAACCCGTTCTCGATCGACCAGAACGTGTGGGGTCGCGCCGTGGAGACGGGCTTCCTCGAGGACATCTGGAACGAGCCCACCAAGGACGTCTACTCCTACACGGACGACCCGACGTTCCCGCCGGTGGCGGACGAGGTGATCATCACGTTCGAGCAGGGTGTCCCCGTGGCGATCGACGGCACCGCCGTCACGCCGCTGCAGGCCATCCAGGAGATGAACCGCCGCGCCGGCGCGCAGGGCATCGGCCGCATCGACATCGTCGAGGACCGCCTGGTGGGCATCAAGTCCCGCGAGATCTACGAGGCGCCCGGCGCGATCGCGCTGATCACCGCGCACCAGGAGCTGGAGAACGTCACCCTGGAGCGCGAGCAGGCGCGGTTCAAGCGCCAGGTCGAGCAGCGCTGGAGCGAGCTGGTCTACGACGGCATGTGGTTCTCGCCCCTGAAGAAGTCGCTGGACGTCTTCATCGACGACACCCAGAAGTACGTCTCCGGCGAGATCCGCATGGTGATGCACGGCGGCCGCGCGACGGTGACCGGGCGCCGCTCGGAGCAGTCGCTGTACGACTTCAACCTCGCCACCTACGACGAGGGCGACGCGTTCGACCAGTCCATGGCGCGTGGCTTCATCGAGATCTACGGCCTGACGGCCAAGCTCGCCGCGGCGCGCGACGAGAAGTTCGGCAACGGCGTGGACCTGGGGGTCGGGGCACTGTGA